A part of Acipenser ruthenus chromosome 12, fAciRut3.2 maternal haplotype, whole genome shotgun sequence genomic DNA contains:
- the LOC117417142 gene encoding probable G-protein coupled receptor 160, whose amino-acid sequence MDVVTENISSIQLALGVKALLNLSVIGLNWQVMHKSFMGYFCISLAFLDLVQIVNTSIIYWFTNFAILGFHITIYHIYLLLQISTLTYSILHWPIFIIAGLDYYWTFPFSKPLSLTRKAVYAASLALVWISAVMYVFFISDYDSEDSSSPVEHHSFFKYKVIKSQCASLSLVVLAVITCVVIYCRSGFLSLFKSFRGESYTEESSSFFFYNLDLDEGYLKKPILTYIAVCFIGTWFPFVCLQSVIMVFRIDVLPYLELNVPWLCFLNSFLIGAVYWHLNQDIAGLKHCEIPDGFCNWIFSPNPDCIKKALPDATSVTVAIIITP is encoded by the coding sequence ATGGATGTGGTAACTGAGAACATCTCTAGCATACAACTGGCACTTGGTGTGAAAGCTCTGTTGAACCTGTCTGTCATTGGTTTGAATTGGCAGGTCATGCATAAGAGCTTCATGGGATACTTCTGCATTTCTCTGGCATTCCTCGACCTCGTCCAAATTGTCAACACCTCCATCATTTACTGGTTCACAAACTTTGCCATCCTGGGTTTCCATATTACCATCTACCACATCTACCTCCTTCTGCAAATCTCCACGCTCACATATAGCATCCTGCACTGGCCCATTTTCATAATCGCCGGGCTGGACTACTACTGGACTTTTCCATTCTCCAAGCCTTTAAGCCTGACCCGAAAGGCTGTGTATGCGGCGTCCCTAGCTCTTGTGTGGATTTCAGCcgtaatgtatgtgttttttatttctgattACGATTCTGAAGACAGTTCCTCACCCGTGGAGCACcacagtttttttaaatataaagtcaTAAAGTCCCAGTGTGCCTCTCTCTCCTTGGTGGTCCTGGCAGTTATTACCTGTGTTGTTATTTACTGCCGATCCGGATTCCTGAGTTTGTTCAAGTCCTTCAGGGGCGAGTCCTACACAGAGGAGTCTTCCTCTTTTTTCTTCTACAACCTGGACTTGGATGAGGGATACTTGAAGAAGCCGATATTGACTTACATTGCTGTGTGCTTTATTGGTACCTGGTTCccgtttgtttgtttgcagtCAGTCATTATGGTGTTCAGGATAGATGTCCTCCCCTACCTGGAGTTGAATGTTCCCTGGCTTTGCTTTCTCAATAGTTTCCTGATAGGAGCAGTCTACTGGCACTTGAACCAGGACATTGCTGGTTTGAAGCACTGTGAAATTCCAGATGGTTTCTGCAACTGGATTTTTTCCCCCAATCCTGATTGCATAAAGAAGGCATTACCAGACGCAACATCAGTTACAGTAGCAATAATTATCACTCCCTAG